TGTTTAATTGAATCAAAGATAGGATTTTTTTATGTGGTAATTCAAGAGAAAAAATAGTGTTCTCATTGCTCATAATATGAATAAGATTTATATGTTTATCATTGTCTACATTATAATGCAATACAAGACCACTGTGGTTTAACAatctttcagtgaatttggtaTCATTCCTACTCACTACACTCATCCAGGACTTCTTTCATCTTGGTCTGAATGTTGATGACCTTTTGGCCCCATTCTTCCCTgaactcatcctcatcatcctcagtGACCACATAGTAGGCCATCAGTGCCATGAGGCCGATGTGGAAAAGGTTGGCCAGATGAGCGCATCTAGCCTCAATGATCTTCCTGTTCTTGTTGCAATGGTCTAGATAATAATTCAGTAGTGGCCTCCCAAAAGGACCCTGGTCTTCCATGACGGCTTGATAGAACACATTCAAATTCAGGCGGCCCTTTTGTTTTCTATAGATTTTCTTGAAATCCTCTCTGTAACGCTCGTCTTTTTCTGGGTCCTTCCTGATTCGGTCCACCATGGTCTTGAAGGCTTGGTATTGGTGCTTGATGTTCTTTTCCAAGTCACCATGTGACATGCCACCAAAGTTTGCTTcaatgctatatatatatatatatatatatatatatatatatatatatatatatatatatacacacacacacacacactacaatagAAGGAATATAGTAAaatagaaggaaaaagaaattcCCTTGGACCTCAGACACCCCAACTTTTCTCCCACACTTTCACACAAAATCCCATGATGcttatacatgtatgtatgacACACTACAAAATAAGCATAGTGTTAGTTTGAATCATATACAGGTGTATAAAAGTGGAAGAGTATTTGTCGAACCTGCAGGTAACGTGAtgatttatgtgtgtttgtttgtgctttcagagagagagagagaaagataaagtGTGGGTGTGGGTCTTTGAGCGAGTCTGCTGTGAAGCgaaagtaaaaataaagagaataaagagccCTTTTGAGTTGTCCTCAGCCTGTTTCCCGCCACCGCATTCCCAACCCAGAAGCGTTACATGAAGAGCTGCATGAAACTGGTTAAGTGACACTGATGAATGTTGCTTTTATGCTTAATAAGCAGGGAAACAAATATAGAAcaatactatattatatatatatatatatatatatatatatatatatatatatatatatatatatatatatatatatatatatatatatataggttgtTAATttggaaaatgtcaaatattttcTAAAACCATGTCAGTGCTGTTTACTGGTGCAGAAATGGATTTATGGAATGATACACAGGCCAATATATTAATATGTAGTCCATTTAACTTAGTCTGTTCAAATCATATTAGAATAGGCTGATGATGAATTTTGGGGAAATTTCTTTCTGAAACCGTACTTATTGATCATTGATtactctttatttattgattattcattcatattcaaatatGCTAGAAATAAATACCAATTTAAACGTGTCACTGAAGTTGACCCTGCTGTACGAGGCATATAAAGGAATATAAAAGAAGAAACAATGATTAGATATTTCAATAGTatcatttattaatcattttatatGCATTACTTATGTATTAATTACTAATGCTCAATGATGTAATGGTAAAATCTAATAATAGCTTAAAAGCCTGTATTTAACAGTAAGCTCTAATAGATTGACAAGTTCATGCACTGAGTTTAGAAGGGAAAGTCTGTATtctggctttattgtcatttgaaCCATATACagatggtagagtacacagtgaaatgaaacaacattccttcagggtcatgatGCTACATAACACAACACCAAAATACATGAGAttacacagaactaaataagacctacacaggACTGtataaagtgcatgtgcaaacaGCACAAGGTAGTACAATAATTACTGAAACAGGACAATAGTAACGGGTAATGCAAAAAgatataacaatataaaataaaaatgctgggAATGTAACCAGTGTTTACATTAGGtgtatcagaaaaaaaaaaaggtcataagCTGGGAATAGGTTTAATAAACTTTGggtttatttacatatgtaagGGTTTATATAAGGTATggacattaaaacaaaattaaacttCTTTTCTgttcatatttctttctttagagCCTAATGTGTTCCTGTCAAGCCATAGTGCTTTGACCCTCAGTCTAAATCTGTCTTGTTTCCATGATTAAgtgctacaacaacaacaacaacaacaacaacaagcataAATTTTTGTCTAAATGTAGAATCTGTTAATTAATAGGAGCCTGGAGAATCCAAATAGAGCAGATAGTGTAGACTCTGATTGGCATTAATAGATTTAGTTTGATCTAAATTCCATTATTCTGAGTGGATACAAATGTAAGCTTTTTTGTGATGTATATAATAAAAGTGCTCAGGGTTGAAATTATTGGCTTCCTCCACTCTGTTAGCGTGACTGACAGCATGCACATGGCAGTTAGGAAAACTCCTACATAGAGACTCAGCCATAGATTTCATATCACGTTTCTTTTCCTCTATTTGATCATTTATCTGACTCTTGTTGAGCGGTTTAGGGTCCTCAGTGAAAGACACCacaatcattattttattactgcacaaAAGCTCAAAATAATTGTCACCTCCATTTACATGGTGCCTCTTGCCAAACAGAAACTTCCCAAGTTTGCTGTCATCATCTTCAAACACCCTAACTGACCAGGACACCCAGTCATACTTCTTGACAAGGGCATCCAGTATGAATTTAGTAAACTCAGGGTCGACACTGCTCTGCCTCTCTGTAAGCTTCTGATTTATATCAATCTTGGCTTGTGCAGGAAAGTTGTCCACACATTCATCTACTGCTGCCTTCATGCgcttctccacctcctccataCGGTCTTGCCATTTCTTCACCATATCCTCTTCAACAGTGCCTTCCTTTAGCGCAGCGTAGCCCATCAATGCCATGATCCCAACCACAAACACCTTCTTCATCGAAGCACAGAATTCCTCCACTGCCCTCCTGCTCCGCTGCTCGGTGGCCAGTATAGTGGTCAGCATTGGATCTCCAGAAGAGTTCTCTCTAGTGAAGGCATCGTACAAGCAATCAAGGTTCTTTTCTCCATCATATACCTCAAAGTAGATGAGGAACTCGTTTATCTTCAACCTTTTATACTGGGGTTTggctgtaaatatatatttaaacatttcatactGGTTGATTATCTGTGTGTAGAACTTAAAGTTCTCCATGTTCAACAATGATCGCTGCAGTGCCAGCTGTGTTTTTTCAATGTTTTCCAACTTCTGGTTGACACTTTCAAACTGATCAGCAAGATACTTCGCCTCCTTGCCCTCTGGGTTGCAAAGGATCTCAGCTGAGACCCTAAAAACTGCCTCCAGGATGGGATTGAACTGGCCTACAGTGACTGCCAGGAACTCACAGCCTTTACCTAGGATCTCCACTCCCTTTTCAATCTTGTCCTTATTTTCCAAAATCCGTTCTGCCACACCACTCATATTGGATGTCGGGAAAGAGGTCTTTTTCCGTTAAGGGAGGCAAATGTTCTTTCTGTAACATAGCaagaaaagtcatttaaaaacttttttcagGCAGGTGATAT
This genomic interval from Ictalurus punctatus breed USDA103 chromosome 23, Coco_2.0, whole genome shotgun sequence contains the following:
- the LOC124626228 gene encoding protein rapunzel-like — translated: MSHGDLEKNIKHQYQAFKTMVDRIRKDPEKDERYREDFKKIYRKQKGRLNLNVFYQAVMEDQGPFGRPLLNYYLDHCNKNRKIIEARCAHLANLFHIGLMALMAYYVVTEDDEDEFREEWGQKVINIQTKMKEVLDECSE
- the LOC124626227 gene encoding uncharacterized protein LOC124626227; its protein translation is MSGVAERILENKDKIEKGVEILGKGCEFLAVTVGQFNPILEAVFRVSAEILCNPEGKEAKYLADQFESVNQKLENIEKTQLALQRSLLNMENFKFYTQIINQYEMFKYIFTAKPQYKRLKINEFLIYFEVYDGEKNLDCLYDAFTRENSSGDPMLTTILATEQRSRRAVEEFCASMKKVFVVGIMALMGYAALKEGTVEEDMVKKWQDRMEEVEKRMKAAVDECVDNFPAQAKIDINQKLTERQSSVDPEFTKFILDALVKKYDWVSWSVRVFEDDDSKLGKFLFGKRHHVNGGDNYFELLCSNKIMIVVSFTEDPKPLNKSQINDQIEEKKRDMKSMAESLCRSFPNCHVHAVSHANRVEEANNFNPEHFYYIHHKKAYICIHSE